A window of Babesia microti strain RI chromosome III, complete genome contains these coding sequences:
- a CDS encoding hypothetical protein (overlaps_old_locusTagID:BBM_III03525) — MTKFDILIIFTGILCLNVMSASADSVVNSNSYLKHEYKELDSLAQINSEFADMISIKLDASDLLKNKLSAFIDSIRKSGIKSDFVNELETKFTHKFKYNYLDISHELTDKFQNLKHKLDESMNSIKSLAEKFDKDKTDEEYKKIESEITEQRLNQQNLMNKFAELEHDDLFIVYDSIAMNIEKSTKEFEEYKKTINVVDNDSDLTLLYNDLVNKIKTNGSYIFTWGRRVDFYYNTISNIKNISINITKMINDNNLNNEPQNERLITEANESKEYIVYVYNVLSTKLAEMFKNFSRAQILNDYALLNIGDSPIIDKNHYLDMKSEFNNSVTLFNDTLLDFEHSDVASYIHVIMEKFSNILIIRNKFDDIIKEILKNEPYEDTDLDDKIDINKSYTKVAHQNGWKTGFMIVGIVIGVAVFVFGVAYALFYFKRRELVESTNLIV, encoded by the coding sequence ATGACAAagtttgatatattaatcattttCACAGGTATATTGTGCTTAAATGTAATGTCCGCATCTGCTGATAGTGTGGTAAACTCCaattcatatttaaaacatGAATACAAGGAATTGGATAGTTTAGCCCAAATTAATTCGGAATTTGCAGATATGATTTCAATCAAATTGGATGCTTCGGACTTATTGAAGAATAAGTTGAGCGCCTTCATAGATTCCATTAGAAAGTCAGGCATTAAATCCGATTTTGTCAATGAATTGGAAACCAAATTCACtcataaattcaaatacaattatttggaCATTTCCCATGAATTAACtgataaatttcaaaaCTTGAAGCATAAATTGGATGAGTCTATGAATTCTATTAAATCATTAGCCGagaaatttgataaagATAAAACTGATGAAgaatacaaaaaaattgaatcaGAAATTACTGAACAAAGGTTaaatcaacaaaatttgatgaataaaTTTGCCGAACTCGAACATGATGATCTATTCATCGTTTATGATTCTATTGCCATGAATATAGAAAAATCCACCAAAGAATTCGAAGAATATAAGAAAACTATCAATGTAGTTGACAATGATAGCGATTTAACCCTCttatataatgatttggTTAATAAAATCAAGACCAACGGATCATACATCTTCACTTGGGGAAGGAGAGTCGACTTCTACTATAATACCATTTCTAATATCAAGAACATTTCTATTAATATCACCAAAATGatcaatgataataatttaaacaatgAACCCCAAAACGAGCGACTGATAACTGAAGCCAATGAATCTAAAgaatatattgtttatgtatataaCGTCTTATCCACAAAGTTGGCagaaatgtttaaaaattttagtCGGgctcaaattttgaatgattatgcattattgaatattgGAGATTCACCAATTATTGACAAGAACCACTATTTGGATATGAAAAGTGAATTTAATAACTCCGTCACTCTGTTTAATGATACCTTATTAGATTTTGAACATTCCGATGTTGCAAGCTACATACATGTAATCATGgaaaaattttccaatatCCTCATAATCCGCaacaaatttgatgatattattaaggAAATTCTTAAAAATGAACCATACGAAGACACAGATCTTGATGATAAGAttgatatcaataaatcTTATACTAAAGTGGCACACCAAAATGGCTGGAAAACGGGCTTTATGATCGTTGGAATAGTTATTGGCGTTGCCGTGTTTGTATTTGGTGTAGCATACGCCTTGTTTTACTTCAAGAGAAGAGAATTGGTTGAAAGTACAAATCTTATCGTTTAA
- a CDS encoding Protein tyrosine kinase (overlaps_old_locusTagID:BBM_III03500), which yields MDSYHKLEKIGEGTYGVVYKAQNPHGEMFALKKIRVEEEDEGIPSTAIREISLLKELHHPNIVRLCDVIHTEKRLTLVFEYLDQDLKKLLDVCDGGLEPSTTRSFLYQLLCGISYCHQHHILHRDLKPQNLLINREGALKLADFGLARAFAIPARSYTHEVVTLWYRAPDVLMGSHKYSTPVDIWSVGCVFAEMVNGKPLFPGVSEEDQLNRIFKLLGTPNIETWPQLSELPSYNPEFSKYDSQPLQNFIPNLGDLGIDLLKCMLKLNPQERITAKDALLHPYFDDIPEELKVNSRF from the exons ATGGATAGCTATCATAAATTGGAAAAGATCGGAGAAGGGACTTATGGCGTAGTGTACAAAGCTCAGAACCCGCATGGTGAAATGTTTGCCCTAAAAAAAATCCGAGTTGAAGAGGAAGACGAAGGAATTCCTTCAACTG CAATACGAGAAATCAGTTTGCTAAAAGAGCTTCATCACCCAAACATAGTTAGACTATGCGATGTCATTCACACGGAGAAGAGATTGACCCTAGTATTTGAATATCTCGATCAGGATCTAAAGAAATTACTCGACGTTTGTGATG GTGGGCTTGAACCCAGCACGACTCGATCCTTTTTATACCAGCTACTCTGTGGAATTAGCTACTGCCACCAACATCACATTCTGCACAGGGATTTAAAACCacaaaatttactaattaaCAGGGAAGGGGCGCTAAAATTAGCGGATTTTGGTCTTGCGAG GGCCTTTGCAATTCCCGCACGCAGCTACACTCATGAAGTGGTTACGCTTTGGTACCGTGCCCCGGATGTTTTAATGGGATCACATAAATACTCCACGCCAGTAGATATTTGGAGTGTGGGCTGTGTATTTGCAG AAATGGTTAATGGCAAACCTTTGTTCCCGGGTGTATCGGAGGAGGACCAGCTAAATCGAATTTTTAAGTTATTAGGGACACCAAACATAGAAACTTGGCCACAGCTATCAGAATTGCCATCTTATAACCCAGAATTCTCAAAATATGACTCTCAGCCtcttcaaaatttcattcCCAACCTGGGAGATTTGggaattgatttattgaaGTGCATGCTGAAATTAAATCCACAGGAACGGATAACTGCCAAGGATGCCCTACTTCATCCAtattttgatgatataccTGAAGAATTGAAGGTTAATAGTAGATTTTGA
- a CDS encoding ubiquitin-conjugating enzyme (huntingtin interacting protein 2) (overlaps_old_locusTagID:BBM_III03530) — MSSACGSTREHIRLQRELQDIKKAIIDNVSAYVVDGDIYHWIGYIKGPIGTVYEEGHFNLDIHIPEDYPYNPPKIKFLTKIWHPNISSETGAICLDILKNEWSPALTIRTVLISIQALLSAPEPDDPQDAEVAKMYLRDIKEFENTARLWVKTFARKNDEQHDDKINKIVEIGFTREQAEKALSVNNWDETIALNYLLEST; from the exons ATGAGTTCAGCTTGTGGCTCGACCCGCGAACACATCCGTTTACAGAGA GAATTACAGGATATAAAGAAGGCAATAATTGACAATGTGTCGGCGTATGTCGTAGATGGCGATATTTACCACTGGATAGGATATATTAAGGGACCA ATCGGTACGGTGTATGAGGAAggacattttaatttggaCATTCATATACCTGAAGATTATCCATATAACCCGCCGAAG ataaaatttctGACCAAAATTTGGCACCCTAACATTTCAAGCGAAACCGGGGCCATATGTTTAGACAttctaaaaaatgaatGGAGCCCCGCACTCACCATTAGAACCGTATTGATATCAATTCAAGCTCTGCTTTCCGCACCTGAACCTG ATGACCCACAAGATGCTGAAGTTGCCAAGATGTACTTGAGGGATATAAAGGAATTTGAAAACACAGCAAG GTTATGGGTCAAGACTTTTGCAAGAAAAAACGACGAACAACATGATGATAAG ataaacaaaattgtaGAAATAGGGTTTACCCGAGAACAGGCAGAG AAAGCATTATCGGTTAACAATTGGGACGAGACTATTGCACTCAACTATCTTCTGGAGTCCACATGA
- a CDS encoding Chaperone protein DnaJ (overlaps_old_locusTagID:BBM_III03510) — MSNYYKILGIAKNATRSEIRKAYLQKAKQYHPDLNHSPDSLPKFKQIQEAYQILYDQNSRSQYDSSLNNRSSNYGHSSYSSSGYSDNYGQYGTQHNSFKDQFRAETEHLHRQWRDMEQERLRRATEENFHSNNQQSLNEILNDIFKVLALNTFIGNRFKFFIYIILRMLPAMAMPLFFLLVLIGQFKSFDGERMTIVYDSYGRAYIMDSEGRRRRIPSLDKHL; from the exons ATGTCTAATTACTACAAAATTTTGG GTATCGCAAAAAATGCTACTCGGAGTGAGATTAGGAAGGCCTATTTACAAAAGGCAAAGCAGTACCACCCCGATCTAAATCACAGTCCAGATTCTCTCCCAAAATTCAAACAAATACAGGAGGCATATCAGATTTTATATGACCAAAACTCCCGTAGCCAATATGATTCGTCACTAA ATAATCGGTCAAGTAATTATGGCCATAGCTCATATTCTTCTAGTGGATATTCTGACAATTATGGTCAATATGGTACCCAGCACAATAGTTTTAAAGACCAATTTAGAGCTGAAACTGAGCATTTGCATCGTCAATGGAGGGATATGGAACAGGAACGACTCAGG AGAGCAACCGAAGAAAACTTTCATTCTAATAACCAACAGAGCCTAAATGAGATTCttaatgacatttttaaagTGCTAGCACTCAACACTTTCATTGGGAACAGATTTAAGTTCttcatttacattatattgCGCATGTTGCCTGCAATGGCTATGccattattttttttactGGTGTTAATTGGTCAATTcaa GTCATTTGACGGGGAGAGAATGACAATTGTATACGATTCATATG GCAGGGCTTATATTATGGATTCCGAAGGTAGAAGGAGGAGAATACCGTCACTGGATAAACATTTATGA
- a CDS encoding conserved Plasmodium protein, unknown function (overlaps_old_locusTagID:BBM_III03505) gives MGRHSNTPNAILNPALRFTVKFPPIPYGQALRYTHAIEKSSVESSRRHPCLLTWGKLVKCMRRYPHSSSNKCTAESMRHNQCLQNNEGWKEPTSMNSFKILDMFQMFYRGLGKKYKDRSINQHGAGTFTVFKPNS, from the exons ATGGGCCGCCACTCTAACACCCCTAATGCCATCCTAAACCCGGCGCTAAGGTTTACCGTAAAATTCCCGCCAATTCCATACGGCCAGGCCCTGCGCTACACCCatgcaattgaaaaatctTCAGTTGAATCCAGCAGACGCCACCCATGCCTTCTAACGTG GGGCAAACTGGTTAAATGCATGAGAAGGTACCCGCATTCTTCCAGCAATAAATGTACTGCCGAATCTATGCGGCATAATCAATGTTTGCAAAATAACGAA GGGTGGAAGGAGCCAACTTCCATGAACTCTTTCAAGATTTTGGATATGTTTCAAATGTTTTACAGGGGACTAGGCAAGAAGTACAAGGATAGGAGTATAAATCAACATGGAGCAG GCACGTTTACTGTATTCAAACCGAATTCATAA
- a CDS encoding hypothetical protein (overlaps_old_locusTagID:BBM_III03520), which produces MRKYRKRCSILTPGRNDYRFNPISTTITTRNMGINANNDSICLKSTCIPLRRSSFSTSDYNSLTQSLAVPTHGGHVSDAGSVPGLDNESSRGVKRMYSESMGIRTSAPLVSESSVIPSVNKTKAGDTKRSGASSMVHRHALSRPSHRKLTAHSATNCTNSNPYDDEYYTRHVTIGNSLNFGDLADDHSATDPYIDVLASLSNDVIKLGLYGLNQNDYKFITNNGLVDKRRMSRRSSDVTVVDDKSSFLDASPAQMLPSDKEPDSAKSQNITAGKDGSQYNNKPHEDNPDENPISYGNKVTPDDEKVLCDDNGVSADLTKLNYESLCSTLSKSIESNIMPKVISNDMLLSIAELLMPYCTDKNADDIVNALSQAKKNYEKHKKITSAKDIPLVTANDNSLDKNAPDNKVLFDFFKKKSVPRNRLSPYSSQNSDNIFKRVKDVNCLNYSQNASVVSPLTTAQQHTSAPGSLSRVARMKSIGQHNLSIKSLRLKYKRSAFSTSSAQGVSGVDSKKLETQLWSSLGTVTILIGRALGQGSFAKVFPARLSLSSTSNDSGIDIPNSSASNSRVGNEAVDPFQLCFQCINRGYLECALKRLTASSTNRRMQYIREREMMRHLNPHVMRPLACRFFSNGSKSFQILMPRARGDLASMLKSLYSFRANQLFLYYTQMRREDRLVSYEEFRVGLTEKEIKFLILQILSGYAFLQTTFQGNMVRHSDIKLANVLVFCSQFDRYNPLKWNIKLADFGSSLLLHPTQHFSENESILQLTNALITEWVGESSNQIQSLVQGTIRFNAPEALTHDRHGSHRSNHNQNLIRAHESLYGPLDKVISEYNQTPRVWGVVEKVDTDGRYPISTPFVPGADMHDIAEYSLVDSRADMWSIGVLLAELIRGSSSENSLPKIIPTCLTESEFGSNCRNSLNRKAKRLGDLLGTGLFTVRDGMTDKEVNKMMALEISNCNGTKSDTEAYIRSLYNECDMPHLDVNFWDLFLSFFVYKPHKRVVAADALGHKWFCSSGCPMYKSQGNACANDRNLLHFDLVDSLQCYSNHNLLEHSIINSNSSDIGSGHKDIKCNAWFSGAWLYHTLVHSGQYDPSSPLHQLYRKEAGILESREKVFWGKTGAVLSLLIKLKDSRICDMTSTLASHILGHALSQYKKGL; this is translated from the coding sequence ATGAGGAAGTATCGCAAACGATGTTCCATATTGACACCTGGAAGAAATGATTATCGCTTTAATCCCATAAGCACTACTATTACTACCAGAAATATGGGAATTAATGCCAATAATGACAGCATCTGCTTGAAATCCACTTGCATCCCACTTCGCAGATCTTCATTCTCTACCAGTGATTACAACAGTCTTACACAGTCATTGGCCGTGCCCACCCATGGTGGGCATGTATCTGACGCAGGATCAGTCCCCGGTCTAGACAATGAATCGAGCAGAGGGGTGAAAAGGATGTACTCTGAGTCCATGGGTATAAGGACCTCGGCACCTCTGGTCAGTGAATCCAGTGTCATACCCTCTGTTAATAAGACCAAGGCTGGTGACACAAAACGGAGTGGAGCATCCTCCATGGTCCACAGGCACGCATTATCCCGGCCTAGTCACAGAAAACTGACCGCACATAGCGCAACGAATTGTACCAATTCTAACCCTTACGACGATGAGTATTACACCAGGCATGTAACAATTGGCAATTCTCTTAACTTTGGAGATCTTGCTGATGATCATTCTGCAACAGACCCTTACATAGACGTGTTAGCTTCGCTGTCAAATGATGTCATAAAATTAGGATTGTATGGTTTAAATCAGAATGACTACAAATTCATTACAAATAATGGGCTTGTTGATAAGCGACGAATGTCACGTAGGTCTAGTGATGTGACAGTGGTGGACGATAAGTCATCGTTCCTGGACGCTTCCCCGGCCCAGATGCTTCCTTCGGATAAAGAACCCGATTCGGCTAAATCACAGAATATTACCGCAGGGAAGGATGGGTCtcagtataataataaaccCCATGAAGATAATCCAGATGAAAACCCCATTTCATATGGCAATAAAGTTACACCAGACGATGAAAAGGTTCTATGCGATGATAATGGCGTGTCAGCTGATTTGACAAAACTCAACTATGAATCCTTATGCAGCACACTATCTAAGTCTATCGAAAGTAATATTATGCCAAAAGTCATATCAAATGATATGTTACTTTCCATAGCCGAATTACTAATGCCATATTGCACTGACAAAAATGCAGATGATATAGTAAATGCATTGTCACAAGCCAAAAAGAACTATGAAAAACACAAAAAAATAACTTCTGCAAAAGATATCCCCCTTGTTACAGCGAACGATAACAGTCTGGATAAAAACGCCCCAGATAATAAGGTTTTGTTTGactttttcaaaaaaaagTCTGTACCACGTAACAGATTATCTCCTTACTCATCGCAAAATTCAGATAACATATTCAAGCGTGTAAAAGATGTCAATTGTCTTAACTACTCACAAAATGCTTCTGTCGTCTCCCCCCTTACTACAGCCCAGCAACATACATCAGCGCCTGGCAGTTTATCTCGCGTGGCAAGGATGAAATCCATAGGTCAGCACAATTTGAGCATCAAGTCCCTAAGACTAAAATATAAAAGATCAGCCTTTTCCACTTCATCAGCTCAAGGCGTTTCTGGAGTTGATTCAAAGAAACTCGAGACTCAACTGTGGAGTAGCCTGGGCACAGTTACCATTCTGATAGGCCGAGCTTTAGGCCAAGGATCTTTTGCCAAGGTATTTCCCGCGCGACTATCTCTATCCAGCACTTCTAACGACTCTGGAATTGATATACCAAATTCCAGTGCTAGTAATAGTCGTGTTGGAAACGAAGCAGTGGACCCTTTCCAATTGTGTTTTCAGTGCATTAACAGGGGCTACCTTGAATGCGCACTGAAGAGACTGACAGCCAGCAGCACCAATAGGCGAATGCAGTACATTAGGGAGAGGGAAATGATGCGGCACTTGAATCCGCATGTTATGCGCCCTCTCGCTTGTAGATTTTTTTCAAACGGTTCCAAAAGTTTCCAAATTCTGATGCCAAGGGCTAGGGGTGACCTTGCCTCCATGCTCAAGTCCCTTTACAGTTTTAGGgcaaatcaattattccTTTACTATACTCAGATGAGGCGAGAGGACCGTTTAGTTTCTTATGAGGAATTCAGGGTTGGTTTGACTGAGAAAGAgatcaaatttttgattttgCAGATCCTGAGTGGATATGCATTCTTGCAAACAACATTTCAGGGTAATATGGTTAGGCATTCTGATATCAAGCTGGCAAACGTGCTAGTTTTTTGCAGTCAGTTTGACAGATACAATCCATTAAAGTGGAACATTAAACTTGCAGATTTTGGTTCATCGCTACTTCTTCATCCAACGCAACATTTTAGTGAAAATGAGTCTATACTCCAATTGACGAATGCCCTGATTACTGAATGGGTCGGCGAATCGTCGAATCAGATCCAATCACTGGTGCAAGGGACAATCAGATTTAATGCACCAGAGGCTCTAACTCACGATAGGCATGGGTCTCACCGATCAAATCACAACCAAAATTTGATTCGCGCTCATGAATCACTGTATGGGCCACTAGATAAAGTGATAAGTGAATATAACCAAACTCCCCGTGTCTGGGGAGTGGTTGAGAAGGTTGATACGGATGGTAGATACCCAATTTCAACGCCATTCGTCCCTGGTGCGGATATGCATGACATTGCAGAGTATTCTTTAGTAGATTCAAGGGCAGACATGTGGTCTATTGGGGTACTTTTGGCCGAACTTATCCGTGGTTCCAGTTCTGAGAATTCACTGCCGAAAATAATTCCAACCTGCCTTACTGAATCTGAATTCGGTTCGAATTGTCGAAATTCGCTGAATCGAAAGGCCAAAAGGCTCGGTGATTTGTTGGGAACTGGTTTATTCACTGTGCGAGACGGAATGACAGATAAGGAGGTAAACAAGATGATGGCTCTGGAAATTAGCAATTGTAATGGAACAAAAAGCGATACGGAGGCTTACATTAGGTCTTTATATAACGAATGTGATATGCCTCATCTAGATGTGAACTTTTGGGAcctatttttatcattttttgtttACAAGCCACATAAACGAGTTGTGGCTGCTGACGCATTGGGCCACAAGTGGTTTTGTTCCAGTGGTTGTCCAATGTACAAATCCCAAGGCAATGCCTGCGCTAACGATCGgaatttattgcattttgATCTTGTTGATTCATTACAGTGCTACTCGAACCACAATCTTCTAGAACACTCGATAATTAACAGCAATAGTAGTGATATCGGCAGTGGGCATAAGGACATAAAATGCAATGCTTGGTTCAGTGGCGCTTGGCTATACCATACTCTAGTCCATAGTGGCCAATACGATCCGAGCAGTCCACTGCACCAGCTGTATAGGAAGGAGGCGGGCATACTTGAATCAAGGGAAAAGGTGTTTTGGGGGAAAACCGGCGCAGTACTATCGTTACTGATTAAGCTCAAGGACTCACGAATTTGTGACATGACGTCTACACTAGCCTCCCACATATTGGGACATGCGCTTTCGCAATACAAAAAAGGGCTATAA
- a CDS encoding Regulator of chromosome condensation (RCC1) repeat (overlaps_old_locusTagID:BBM_III03515) → MHHKNIQIQACPIISTDYVNETPNYNDLSTAIHIYGDNPAANASCVFSAEDIYNREFIYVNLSHFKITTVCCSQNHILLLADIGQVFSFGRGDSGQLGHGTSINYLSEPTLIPGFDKFICGISCGKYHSIAIDRDGLTYTWGSEDATGHIANEWAPKQLDITTTSGEYIRVSHVASNDTQNIAISMDTHTMFIWGETFIGKKVPKPSLFYFDNNISFVQVALGFKFGIARTSTGEVYLWGDGTYGELAMKTSNTYVELPERADIPFFNNIIDVAAGDRHALVLDDCGNIYSFGDNLSGQCGDPTNYHTIIFYPRKVMIKQTHFRPVRVFCGSRHSACINESNQLFTWGHSSNQKLIFTKPLTQRPGVSVQSGQKSSCRSARIIYSLLHLKVTTAALGPEYTIVITGDGTHALKDSINIDIGKISSANLSDASFYSANEKG, encoded by the exons ATGCATCACAAAAAT ATCCAAATACAGGCGTGTCCCATAATATCCACGGATTATG TAAATGAAACTCCAAATTATAACGATCTTAGCACAGCAATACACATCTATGGAG ATAACCCTGCCGCAAATGCTTCTTGTGTATTTAGTGCCGAggatatttacaatagaGAGTTTATATATGTCAACTTATCACACTTTAAAATCACAACTGTATGTTGCAGTCAAAATCATATACTTTTGCTAGCAGATATCGGTCAAGTTTTTTCGTTTGGCCGGGGAGACTCAGGACAATTGGGTCATGGCACCTCTATCAATTACCTAAGCGAACCTACACTAATTCCCggatttgacaaattcaTTTGTGGCATTTCATGTGGCAAATACCACTCAATAGCCATAGATAGAGAT GGTCTTACTTACACTTGGGGAAGCGAGGATGCTACTGGTCACATAGCAAATGAATGGGCTCCCAAACAATTGGATATAACAACTACATCTGGCGAATACATACGAGTTAGCCATGTGGCTTCCAATGATACACAAAATATAGCCATCTCTATGGACACTCATACAATGTTTATTTGGGGGGAGACTTTTATAGGCAAAAAAGTGCCCAAACCTTCCTTATTCTACTTCgataacaatatatcatttgtaCAAGTGGCCCTAGGGTTTAAGTTTGGTATAGCGCGCACCA GCACAGGTGAAGTCTATCTTTGGGGGGATGGCACGTATGGGGAATTGGCAATGAAAACCTCCAATACATATGTTGAACTACCAGAGCGGGCGGATATCCCTTTTttcaacaatataattgatgTTGCAGCTGGAGATCGTCATGCATTGGTACTTGATGACTGCGGTAACATATATTCTTTTGGAGACAATCTTTCCGGCCAATGCGGAGATCCTACGAATTATCACACCATCATATTCTACCCAAGG AAAGTCATGATTAAACAGACCCATTTTAGGCCAGTGAGAGTTTTTTGTGGCTCCCGTCACTCCGCCTGTATAAATG AGTCAAATCAACTTTTTACTTGGGGGCATTCGTCTAAccaaaaattgatattcaCTAAACCGCTAACACAAAGACCAGGAGTTTCTGTTCAGTCGGGGCAGAAATCTTCATGCCGTTCG GCCCgaataatatattcattattgCATTTGAAGGTTACGACCGCCGCCCTAGGCCCGGAATATACAATTGTAATAACTGGAGATGGTACACATGCATTGAAGGATTCGATCAACATTGATATTGGCAAAATTTCCAGTGCCAATTTGTCAGATGCGTCGTTTTATAGCGCAAATGAGAAGGGTTGA